Proteins from one Rhodothermus bifroesti genomic window:
- a CDS encoding 50S ribosomal protein L25, protein MQTITLEAKPRQTGKRAAKDIRRQGWVPCILYGHHVAPIPFQVPELALRPLIYTTETHVVQLQLDGQTWECILKDVEFHPVTDRPIHADFQVLQRGEKITVSVPVQVLGSAIGVQRGGVLHVVAHELEVRCLPQHIPAHIEVDVSALDIGDAIHVGDLKLEGLEFEDSPDQVVVVVEPPTVRGLLEEEGEAAPGAAA, encoded by the coding sequence CCTTGAAGCTAAGCCGCGCCAGACGGGTAAGCGTGCAGCCAAAGACATCCGGCGCCAAGGCTGGGTACCGTGCATTCTTTACGGGCACCACGTAGCGCCTATTCCTTTTCAGGTGCCTGAGTTGGCACTACGGCCGTTGATTTATACGACCGAAACCCACGTGGTGCAGCTTCAGCTCGACGGGCAAACGTGGGAATGCATCCTCAAAGACGTGGAGTTCCATCCCGTAACCGATCGTCCTATACATGCCGATTTTCAGGTGTTGCAGCGGGGTGAGAAAATTACCGTCTCGGTGCCGGTGCAGGTTTTGGGTAGTGCGATTGGGGTGCAGCGGGGAGGTGTGCTGCACGTGGTGGCGCACGAGCTGGAGGTGCGCTGCTTGCCACAGCACATTCCGGCCCATATTGAGGTCGATGTAAGCGCATTGGATATTGGCGATGCCATCCATGTCGGCGACCTGAAGCTCGAAGGGCTGGAATTTGAAGACTCGCCGGATCAAGTGGTTGTGGTTGTGGAGCCCCCAACGGTTAGAGGCCTGTTAGAGGAAGAAGGTGAAGCAGCCCCTGGAGCAGCAGCTTAA
- the pth gene encoding aminoacyl-tRNA hydrolase has product MAVRALIVGLGNPGPQYAQTRHNAGFMVVDRLAERYGITWRSERGPSLLGWGQLEGCPVGLMKPLTFMNRSGVAVGEVVRYYRLPLERLLVIYDDLHLPPGRIRLRPGGSAGGHNGVEDIIRALGTTNFPRLRIGIGHAYARGRQADYVLSPFTQEEWPLVEAALERACQAAVTFACEGLAAAMNRYNRAASLE; this is encoded by the coding sequence ATGGCGGTACGTGCGTTGATTGTGGGGCTGGGTAATCCAGGGCCACAGTATGCGCAGACGCGTCATAACGCTGGCTTCATGGTCGTCGACCGTCTGGCTGAGCGGTACGGGATTACCTGGCGATCGGAGCGGGGACCTTCGCTCCTTGGATGGGGGCAACTTGAAGGATGTCCAGTGGGGTTGATGAAACCCCTCACGTTTATGAACCGAAGCGGCGTAGCGGTAGGCGAAGTGGTGCGTTACTATCGCCTTCCCCTAGAACGGCTGCTTGTCATATACGACGATCTCCATTTGCCTCCAGGGCGAATCCGTCTGCGACCGGGGGGGAGCGCTGGTGGGCATAATGGCGTCGAAGATATCATCCGCGCCTTAGGTACAACGAACTTTCCGCGGCTTCGCATTGGCATAGGCCATGCGTATGCCCGAGGGCGACAGGCCGACTACGTCCTCTCGCCTTTTACCCAAGAAGAGTGGCCGTTGGTAGAAGCCGCACTGGAGCGCGCCTGCCAGGCTGCGGTCACGTTTGCCTGCGAAGGCTTAGCCGCCGCCATGAACCGCTACAACCGTGCGGCGTCGTTAGAATAA